DNA sequence from the Verrucomicrobiia bacterium genome:
GCTGCGGCCGCAGCTCCGGCAGCCGTAGCGAAGCCTGCTCCCAAGTGGGAAGGCAGCGCTGGCCTTGGCGTGACGCTCACGCAGGGCAACAGCGATACCGTGATGTTCAATGCGCGTCTGCAAGGCATGCGCAAGTGGGAGCAGAACGAACTGAACCTCGCGGCGGATGCGACGTATGGCGAGGCGAACAGCGTGAAGAACAACGATTCTTTCCGCTTCTCGGTGCAATACAACCGCCTCTTCAATGAGAACCTGTATGGTTATGTGCTCGCGGATTACCTGCATGATGACATCGCGGATGTTTCCTACCGCGTGAATGTGGGTCCCGGTCTCGGCTACTACTTCATCAAGAGCGAGCGCACCGTGCTGAGCGCAGAAGGTGGTCCGACGGTGGTGTTCGAGGACGTGGGCGGCCAATACAAGAGCTACCTGACGGCGCGTATTGGCGAGAAGTTCCAATACAAGATCAGCGATCGCGCGCGCATCTGGCAGAAGGCGGAGTTCTTGCCGCAGGTGGATGACTTCAATAACTACCTGTTCAACTTCGAGATCGGCATTGAGACGGACATCACGAAGTCCGTGAAGCT
Encoded proteins:
- a CDS encoding DUF481 domain-containing protein translates to MKRTLVAAGMLAAVSGVLSTSAMAQAAAAAAPAAVAKPAPKWEGSAGLGVTLTQGNSDTVMFNARLQGMRKWEQNELNLAADATYGEANSVKNNDSFRFSVQYNRLFNENLYGYVLADYLHDDIADVSYRVNVGPGLGYYFIKSERTVLSAEGGPTVVFEDVGGQYKSYLTARIGEKFQYKISDRARIWQKAEFLPQVDDFNNYLFNFEIGIETDITKSVKLEFYIVDNYDNEPAAGRKKNDIKFVAGVKYKF